From Oncorhynchus clarkii lewisi isolate Uvic-CL-2024 chromosome 26, UVic_Ocla_1.0, whole genome shotgun sequence, the proteins below share one genomic window:
- the LOC139384518 gene encoding transaldolase-like, whose translation MSSVSPDKRRKMESALEQLKKHTVVVADTGDFNAIEEYKPQDATTNPSLILAAAKMAAYQHLVDQAIKYGIAKGGSEEEQVTNTMDKLFVSFGLEILKKIPGRVSTEVDARLSYDKDEMVSRALGLIALYEEAGIKKDRVLIKLSSTWEGIQAGRELEEKHGVHCNMTLLFSFAQAVACAEAKVTLISPFVGRIMDWYKENTAQKSYEAHEDPGVISVTKIYNHYKKYDYTTVVMGASFRNTGEVKALAGCDLLTISPGLLGELSKDHSTVTPMLTVQKAKACDLEKVHLDEKEFRWQHNEDRMAVEKLSDGIRKFAADAIKLETMIKEKMLNVKNGQ comes from the exons ATGTCTAGTGTGTCACCAGACAAACGGCGAAAGATGGAGTCGGCGTTGGAGCAGCTGAAGAAACACACGGTGGTCGTGGCGGACACCGGAGACTTCAACG ccattgaagagtacAAGCCCCAGGATGCCACCACCAACCCCTCCCTCATCCTGGCTGCTGCCAAGATGGCCGCCTACCAGCATCTGGTCGACCAGGCCATCAAATACGGCATCGCCAAGGGCGG ATCTGAGGAGGAGCAGGTCACCAACACCATGGACAAGCTTTTTGTGAGCTTCGGCCTGGAGATCCTGAAGAAGATCCCAGGCAGGGTCTCCACGGAGGTAGACGCCAG GCTTTCGTACGATAAGGATGAGATGGTGTCTCGGGCCCTGGGGCTCATTGCCTTGTACGAAGAGGCTGGTATCAAGAAGGACCGTGTTCTCATCAAGCTCTCCTCAACATGGGAAGGCATCCAGGCTGGCAG GGAGCTGGAGGAGAAGCATGGGGTCCACTGCAACATGACCTTGCTGTTCTCCTTCGCCCAGGCAGTGGCCTGCGCCGAGGCCAAAGTCACCCTCATCTCACCCTTTGTGGGCCGTATCATGGACTGGTACAAGGAGAACACTGCCCAGAAGAGCTACGAGGCCCATGAGGACCCAG GTGTGATCAGTGTGACCAAGATCTACAACCACTACAAGAAGTATGACTATACCACGGTGGTGATGGGAGCTTCATTCAGGAACACCGGGGAGGTCAAGGCCTTGGCCGGCTGTGACCTGCTTACCATTTCCCCCGGCCTACTGGGAGAGCTGAGCAAAGACCACAGCACAGTCACACCAATGCTCACGGTTCAGAAAG CCAAGGCCTGTGATTTGGAGAAGGTTCACCTGGATGAGAAAGAATTCCGCTGGCAACACAACGAGGACCGCATGGCCGTGGAGAAGCTCTCTGACGGCATCCGCAAGTTCGCTGCCGACGCCATCAAGCTGGAGACCATGATCAAG GAGAAGATGCTGAATGTGAAGAACGGACAGTAA